In Cupriavidus basilensis, the following proteins share a genomic window:
- a CDS encoding FadR/GntR family transcriptional regulator, with the protein MSLLQAVSAQRLYRLIADQIAKKISAGEFAPGERLPAERELAEQLNVARSTLREALIALEIGGYIEVRVGSGVFVLEPKENGQAATNGTEPDPAAEIDARLGAALEASPFELIETRTLFEPECAALAAQQGTPEQIAAIEEAHRKMNPDQSPEAGDFAHDRAFHQAIADACGNAALASVVTHVWDLCEASPLYKRLDKHFVDASAWRAAVGEHDRIVSAIVARDPIRARHAMSFHLLAIVSRLSEDIAE; encoded by the coding sequence ATGTCCTTACTTCAAGCGGTTTCAGCGCAGCGCCTTTACCGGCTGATCGCCGACCAGATTGCCAAGAAAATCAGCGCAGGCGAGTTCGCCCCCGGCGAGCGCCTGCCCGCGGAGCGCGAGCTGGCCGAGCAGCTCAACGTCGCGCGCTCGACCTTGCGCGAAGCGTTGATCGCGCTCGAGATCGGCGGCTATATCGAGGTGCGCGTCGGCAGCGGCGTATTCGTGCTGGAACCCAAGGAGAACGGGCAGGCCGCCACCAACGGCACCGAGCCCGATCCGGCTGCCGAGATCGATGCCCGCCTGGGCGCGGCGCTGGAAGCCAGCCCGTTCGAGCTGATCGAGACGCGCACGCTGTTCGAACCGGAATGCGCGGCGCTGGCGGCCCAGCAAGGCACCCCCGAGCAGATCGCCGCCATCGAAGAGGCGCACCGGAAGATGAACCCCGATCAGTCGCCGGAAGCTGGCGACTTCGCGCATGACCGAGCCTTCCACCAGGCCATCGCCGATGCTTGCGGCAATGCGGCGCTGGCATCGGTGGTCACCCATGTATGGGATCTGTGCGAAGCCAGCCCCTTGTATAAGCGGCTCGACAAGCACTTTGTGGACGCGTCTGCCTGGCGCGCGGCGGTTGGCGAGCACGACCGCATCGTCAGCGCGATTGTGGCGCGGGACCCCATCCGGGCGCGCCACGCCATGTCGTTCCACCTGCTGGCGATTGTGTCGCGCCTGTCCGAAGACATCGCCGAGTAG
- a CDS encoding thiamine pyrophosphate-binding protein yields MNKQSPQALPARTARNGGQILIDQLIIQGVKRVFLVPGESYLPCIDALYDHQDKIQPIVCRQESGAGYMAEAQGKLTGEPGICFVTRGPGATNASIAVHTAYQDSTPMILFVGQVGNDFYEREAFQEVDYRRMFGQMTKWVAQIDRTERIPEFIARAFAVATSGRPGPVVLALPEDTLWGKATVADVPRYRRAHSAPTPDAVASLAELIEQAERPFLLLGGSGWTPAASRQMEGFAERFALPVGVAWRRLECFDNHHPNFAGHVGWAMPESLRKRVQESDLLIAVGTRMGEATSEGYTVVESPLPRQRLVHVYPDANELGRVFHPTLPIAADVVSFAAAVAELSPSRSPGARNAGHDAHQVYLAEQEPKAAPGALNLNVAACHVRDNVPQDTCITVGAGNYALYPHAYYRFKGVGTSLAPTVGSMGYGLPAAIAAKLENPDRTVICYAGDGCFQMNLQELGVAMQYRVGIVVLVFNNGIWGTIRAHQEREFPGRTVALGFDNPEFSELIRAYRGYGEIVASDEAFGPAFARALAFANTQQLPALLELRYDADGIAPGMTLSQIRSDALARQAGAK; encoded by the coding sequence ATGAACAAGCAATCGCCGCAAGCACTGCCGGCGCGCACAGCGCGCAACGGCGGCCAGATCCTCATCGACCAACTGATCATCCAGGGCGTGAAACGCGTCTTCCTGGTGCCGGGCGAAAGCTATCTGCCTTGCATCGATGCGCTGTACGACCATCAGGACAAGATCCAGCCCATCGTGTGCCGGCAAGAGAGCGGGGCGGGCTATATGGCGGAGGCGCAAGGCAAGCTGACCGGCGAGCCCGGCATCTGCTTTGTCACGCGCGGCCCCGGCGCCACCAATGCCAGCATCGCCGTGCACACCGCCTACCAGGATTCGACCCCCATGATCCTGTTCGTTGGCCAGGTCGGCAACGATTTCTACGAGCGCGAAGCGTTCCAGGAGGTCGACTACCGCCGCATGTTTGGCCAGATGACCAAATGGGTGGCGCAGATCGACCGCACCGAGCGCATTCCCGAATTCATCGCGCGCGCCTTCGCGGTGGCCACCAGCGGGCGGCCCGGCCCGGTCGTGCTGGCGTTGCCCGAAGACACGCTGTGGGGCAAGGCCACGGTGGCCGACGTGCCACGTTACCGCCGTGCCCACAGCGCGCCGACGCCCGACGCCGTGGCCTCGCTGGCCGAACTGATCGAGCAGGCGGAGCGCCCGTTCCTGCTGCTGGGCGGATCGGGCTGGACGCCGGCGGCCTCGCGGCAGATGGAAGGGTTTGCCGAGCGCTTCGCGCTGCCGGTCGGGGTAGCCTGGCGCCGCCTGGAGTGCTTCGACAACCATCATCCCAACTTTGCCGGGCACGTGGGCTGGGCCATGCCCGAATCGCTGCGCAAGCGCGTACAGGAAAGCGACCTGCTGATCGCCGTGGGCACGCGCATGGGCGAGGCCACCAGCGAGGGCTACACGGTGGTGGAAAGCCCGCTGCCCAGGCAGAGGCTGGTCCATGTGTACCCCGACGCCAATGAGCTTGGCCGCGTGTTTCATCCCACGCTGCCGATTGCCGCGGACGTGGTTTCGTTTGCCGCCGCGGTGGCCGAACTCTCCCCATCGCGTTCCCCGGGGGCGCGCAACGCCGGGCACGACGCCCACCAGGTGTACCTGGCCGAGCAGGAACCCAAGGCCGCGCCGGGCGCCCTCAACCTCAACGTGGCCGCCTGCCACGTCCGCGACAACGTGCCGCAGGACACCTGCATTACCGTTGGCGCGGGCAACTATGCCTTGTATCCGCATGCCTACTACCGCTTCAAGGGCGTTGGCACCAGCCTCGCGCCGACCGTGGGATCGATGGGCTACGGCCTGCCGGCGGCCATTGCCGCCAAGCTCGAGAACCCCGATCGCACCGTGATCTGCTATGCGGGCGATGGTTGCTTCCAGATGAACCTGCAGGAACTCGGCGTTGCCATGCAGTACCGGGTCGGCATCGTCGTGCTGGTCTTCAACAACGGCATCTGGGGCACCATCCGCGCGCACCAGGAGCGCGAGTTCCCGGGCCGCACCGTGGCGCTTGGCTTCGACAATCCGGAGTTCAGCGAACTGATCCGCGCCTATCGCGGGTATGGAGAAATTGTCGCCAGCGATGAAGCGTTCGGTCCCGCTTTTGCGCGTGCCCTTGCATTCGCCAACACCCAGCAGCTGCCTGCCTTGCTGGAGCTGCGTTATGACGCGGACGGCATCGCGCCGGGCATGACCTTGTCGCAGATCCGCTCGGACGCACTTGCCCGGCAAGCGGGCGCGAAGTAA
- a CDS encoding sensor domain-containing diguanylate cyclase gives MRLTTEYDRPASRLLPAEIDASAQHAEPSVIDWLLHDDQVIRECFRHAAAILKNATGAAMTAVTLLDEEHQHYRAAVGMPLSPISRKHSLCDHVARHGDLFVLEDALADPRFGECVLVRCFPFVRFYAAIPIKGPCGTVVGALCAMDSAPHRITLAQCEVFRHLRAMVENDLKLRTATAIDPLTQLFNRRAMLESVRRRWHETADGEEIGAVMVDVDWFKRYNDAYGHPAGDTCLREVASVLQSIADAHRMIAGRLGGEEFGLLLCGAPRPALETALEDLRLSVERLKIEHRGSPFGSVTLSIGASLARKKGAVEPGSREGVALADRALYMAKADGRNKVVII, from the coding sequence TTGCGCCTCACCACTGAATACGACCGCCCCGCCAGCAGGCTGCTGCCGGCCGAGATTGACGCCAGCGCGCAGCATGCCGAGCCGTCCGTCATCGACTGGCTGCTGCACGATGACCAGGTGATCCGCGAGTGCTTTCGCCATGCCGCCGCGATCCTGAAGAATGCGACGGGTGCCGCCATGACGGCGGTCACGTTGCTCGACGAGGAGCACCAGCACTATCGGGCCGCGGTGGGCATGCCGCTTTCGCCTATCTCGCGCAAGCATTCGCTTTGCGATCATGTGGCGCGGCACGGTGACCTGTTCGTGCTCGAAGACGCGCTGGCCGATCCACGCTTTGGCGAATGCGTGCTGGTCAGATGCTTCCCCTTCGTGCGTTTCTACGCGGCGATCCCGATCAAGGGGCCCTGTGGCACGGTCGTCGGTGCGCTCTGCGCGATGGATTCGGCGCCGCACCGCATCACCCTGGCGCAGTGCGAGGTCTTCAGGCACCTGCGTGCCATGGTCGAGAACGACCTGAAGCTGCGCACCGCCACCGCGATCGATCCGCTCACGCAACTGTTCAACCGGCGCGCCATGCTGGAGAGCGTTCGCCGCAGATGGCATGAAACGGCCGACGGAGAAGAAATCGGCGCGGTCATGGTCGACGTCGACTGGTTCAAGCGATACAACGACGCCTACGGGCATCCGGCGGGCGACACCTGCCTGCGCGAGGTCGCATCGGTGCTGCAATCGATTGCGGATGCGCATCGCATGATTGCCGGGCGCCTGGGCGGGGAAGAGTTCGGGCTGCTTCTGTGCGGCGCGCCACGGCCAGCGCTGGAGACGGCGCTGGAAGACCTGCGCCTGAGCGTGGAGCGCTTGAAGATCGAGCACCGCGGCTCGCCGTTCGGCAGCGTGACGCTGAGCATCGGCGCCTCGCTGGCGCGCAAGAAGGGTGCCGTCGAGCCCGGGTCTCGCGAGGGGGTCGCGCTTGCGGACCGCGCACTCTATATGGCCAAGGCCGACGGCAGGAACAAGGTGGTCATCATCTAG
- a CDS encoding MFS transporter, whose product MNPDHAPIHQPEAGRAPRNMKKIAAASVIGTTVEWYDLFIFATASALVFNKVFFPAFDPLTGTLLAFGTFASAYLARILGAALFGHFGDKVGRKSMLLISLIMMGSATFAIGLLPDYRSIGIWAPILLLTLRVIQGLALGGEWGGAVLMAVEHAPADKRGLYGSWVQIGVPAGTLIANLAFLLCNAVLPNEALLSWGWRIPFLASVLLVGVGMYIRLNTSETPSFSKVKATAAQVKIPLAEVLTKSWKQVLLGGIATMSTGTAFNLIVAFGLTYGTQTLGFSRNQMLTIALLSCALCIVLLPLFGLLSDKVGRKPVIIGGIIAEALLAFPLFWLLDTKVFSFALLGYLLMMSAFAANYGPIATFLAELFGTKVRYSGLSISYMLSGLLGSAATPIITTALLSATGRGSSVAWYMIGSALISAVALLLLAETLSRHAPAAATGVDATTSLS is encoded by the coding sequence ATGAACCCCGACCACGCCCCCATCCACCAGCCCGAAGCCGGGCGAGCGCCCCGCAACATGAAGAAGATCGCCGCGGCCAGCGTCATCGGCACCACGGTCGAGTGGTATGACCTGTTTATCTTCGCCACGGCCTCGGCCCTGGTCTTCAACAAGGTCTTCTTCCCGGCCTTCGACCCGCTCACCGGCACGCTGCTCGCCTTTGGCACCTTCGCATCGGCCTATCTGGCCCGTATCCTCGGCGCCGCGCTGTTCGGCCACTTCGGCGACAAGGTCGGCCGCAAGTCCATGCTGCTGATCTCGCTCATCATGATGGGCTCGGCCACCTTTGCCATCGGCCTGCTGCCGGACTACCGCTCGATCGGTATCTGGGCGCCCATCCTGCTGCTCACCTTGCGCGTGATACAGGGCCTGGCCCTGGGCGGCGAGTGGGGCGGCGCGGTGCTGATGGCGGTGGAACACGCCCCGGCCGACAAGCGCGGCCTGTACGGATCGTGGGTGCAGATCGGCGTGCCCGCCGGCACGCTGATCGCCAACCTGGCGTTCCTGCTCTGCAATGCCGTGCTGCCGAATGAGGCGCTGCTGTCCTGGGGCTGGCGCATTCCGTTCCTGGCCAGCGTCTTGCTGGTGGGCGTGGGCATGTACATCCGCCTGAACACGTCGGAAACGCCGTCGTTCAGCAAGGTCAAGGCCACCGCCGCGCAGGTGAAGATTCCGCTGGCCGAAGTGCTGACGAAATCGTGGAAGCAGGTCCTGCTGGGCGGCATCGCGACGATGTCGACCGGCACGGCCTTCAACCTGATCGTGGCGTTCGGGCTGACGTACGGCACGCAGACGCTTGGCTTCTCCCGCAATCAGATGCTCACCATCGCGCTGCTCTCGTGCGCGCTGTGCATCGTGCTGCTGCCGCTGTTTGGCCTGCTGTCGGACAAGGTGGGCCGCAAGCCGGTGATCATCGGCGGCATCATCGCCGAGGCGCTGCTGGCCTTCCCGCTGTTCTGGCTGCTGGACACCAAGGTGTTCTCGTTCGCCCTGCTCGGCTACCTGCTGATGATGAGCGCCTTCGCGGCCAACTACGGCCCGATCGCCACGTTCCTGGCGGAGCTGTTCGGCACCAAGGTGCGTTACTCGGGCCTGTCGATCAGCTACATGCTGTCCGGGCTGCTGGGGAGCGCCGCCACGCCGATCATCACCACCGCGTTGCTGTCCGCCACGGGCCGCGGCTCTTCCGTTGCGTGGTACATGATCGGCTCCGCGCTGATTTCCGCCGTCGCGCTGTTGCTGCTGGCCGAGACGCTCAGCAGGCATGCCCCGGCGGCGGCCACCGGGGTGGACGCCACCACCTCGCTGTCCTGA
- a CDS encoding LysR family transcriptional regulator translates to MNRTTTFRQLNAIDAIARLGGVSRAAEELHITQPTVSLQLKLLEEAIGAPLLQRAGRGTQLTPAGEVMAGYAGQILRLWREATEEVAALKGNLAGTLRVGAITTAEYLLPSMLVAFTADQPDVKIKLHVGNREEIVRMLAMHEIDLAIIGRPPTDIRTQATPFAKHPMAFIAAPDHPLMARRNLTLQDLVEENLLVRERGSGTRNTVERLFREAGLRLPLGSELSSNAAIKRMVSAGLGVAFLSLHACTLEFQAGLIGLLPLQGNPIERDWYVLNLPGVRLPRVAVAFRGYLVEQGQAEINRQLESFDVILRRLHARARRQRKATPAQGERG, encoded by the coding sequence ATGAATCGAACCACCACCTTCCGGCAGCTCAATGCCATCGATGCCATTGCCCGCCTGGGCGGCGTTTCCCGCGCGGCGGAGGAGTTGCACATCACGCAGCCAACGGTGTCGCTGCAGCTCAAGCTGCTCGAGGAGGCGATCGGGGCACCACTGCTGCAGCGCGCGGGCCGGGGCACGCAGCTCACGCCCGCCGGTGAGGTGATGGCGGGCTACGCCGGTCAGATCCTGCGGCTGTGGCGCGAAGCCACCGAGGAGGTGGCGGCGCTCAAGGGCAACCTGGCCGGCACGCTGCGGGTCGGCGCCATCACGACGGCGGAGTACCTGCTGCCGTCGATGCTGGTGGCATTCACCGCGGACCAGCCCGACGTCAAGATCAAGCTCCATGTGGGCAACCGTGAGGAGATCGTGCGGATGCTGGCCATGCATGAGATCGATCTTGCCATCATTGGGCGGCCGCCCACGGACATCCGCACGCAGGCGACGCCGTTCGCCAAGCACCCCATGGCATTCATCGCGGCGCCGGACCACCCATTGATGGCGCGCCGCAATCTCACGCTGCAGGACCTGGTGGAGGAGAACCTGCTGGTGCGCGAGCGCGGCTCGGGCACGCGCAATACCGTGGAGCGGTTGTTCAGGGAGGCCGGCCTGCGGCTGCCCCTGGGTTCTGAGCTGTCCAGCAACGCGGCGATCAAGCGGATGGTGTCGGCAGGGTTGGGGGTCGCATTTCTCTCCCTGCACGCCTGCACACTGGAATTCCAGGCCGGCCTGATCGGGCTGTTGCCGTTGCAAGGCAATCCCATCGAGCGCGACTGGTACGTACTGAACCTGCCGGGCGTGCGCCTGCCGCGCGTGGCGGTTGCCTTCCGTGGCTACCTGGTGGAGCAAGGCCAGGCGGAAATCAACCGGCAGCTGGAGTCCTTTGACGTGATACTGCGCCGCCTGCACGCGCGCGCCCGGCGCCAGCGCAAGGCAACGCCCGCGCAAGGGGAGCGGGGATGA
- the gabT gene encoding 4-aminobutyrate--2-oxoglutarate transaminase: protein MKNADLVRRKDAATPRGVGVMCNFYAERAENSELWDVEGNRYIDFAAGIAVLNTGHRHPRLVQAMQAQMERFTHTAYQIVPYASYIELAEKINARAPGAFAKKTAFFTTGAEAVENAIKIARAATGRPGVIAFSGGFHGRTMMGMALTGKVVPYKVGFGPFPGDVFHAPYPYGLHGVSVQDSINALHQLFKADVDPKRVAAIIFEPVQGEGGFNVAPAEFVRALRAICDEHGILLVADEVQTGFGRTGKLFAMEHYDVTPDLTTMAKSLAGGMPLSAVCGRAEIMDAPAPGGLGGTYAGNPLAVASALAVLDVLESEKLIERGAALGQRLQDKLDGLKSRVPEIGEVRGVGAMIAVEFRKADGRPDPEFTRQVQDRALERGLLLLSCGVYGNVVRFLFPLTIPDAVMDEGLGILEAALLQ from the coding sequence ATGAAGAACGCAGACCTGGTACGCCGCAAAGATGCCGCCACGCCCCGTGGCGTTGGTGTGATGTGCAACTTCTATGCCGAGCGCGCCGAAAACTCGGAACTGTGGGATGTCGAAGGCAACCGCTACATCGACTTCGCGGCCGGCATCGCCGTGCTCAATACCGGTCACCGCCATCCGCGCCTGGTGCAAGCCATGCAGGCGCAGATGGAGCGCTTCACGCACACCGCCTACCAGATCGTGCCCTACGCCAGCTATATCGAACTGGCCGAGAAGATCAACGCCCGCGCGCCGGGCGCGTTCGCCAAGAAGACCGCGTTTTTCACCACCGGCGCCGAGGCCGTCGAGAACGCCATCAAGATTGCCCGTGCGGCCACCGGGCGCCCTGGCGTCATTGCCTTCTCTGGCGGTTTCCACGGCCGCACCATGATGGGCATGGCGCTGACCGGCAAGGTCGTGCCGTACAAGGTGGGGTTTGGCCCGTTCCCGGGCGACGTGTTCCACGCGCCCTACCCGTACGGGTTGCATGGCGTGAGCGTGCAGGATTCGATCAACGCGCTGCACCAGTTGTTCAAGGCGGACGTGGACCCGAAGCGGGTCGCGGCCATCATCTTCGAGCCGGTCCAGGGCGAGGGCGGTTTCAACGTGGCACCCGCCGAGTTCGTGCGCGCGCTGCGCGCCATCTGCGACGAGCACGGCATCCTGCTGGTGGCCGATGAGGTGCAGACGGGATTTGGCCGCACCGGCAAGCTCTTCGCCATGGAGCACTACGACGTCACGCCGGACCTGACCACCATGGCCAAGAGCCTGGCCGGCGGCATGCCTTTGTCGGCCGTTTGCGGCCGGGCCGAGATCATGGACGCGCCGGCCCCCGGCGGGCTGGGCGGCACCTACGCCGGCAACCCGCTGGCGGTGGCTTCGGCGCTGGCGGTGCTGGACGTGCTGGAGAGCGAGAAGCTGATCGAGCGCGGCGCCGCGCTCGGCCAGCGGCTGCAGGACAAGCTCGATGGCCTGAAGTCGCGCGTGCCGGAGATCGGCGAGGTGCGCGGCGTGGGCGCCATGATTGCCGTGGAGTTCCGCAAGGCCGACGGCCGCCCCGATCCCGAATTCACGCGGCAAGTGCAAGACCGCGCCCTGGAGCGCGGCCTGCTGCTGCTCTCCTGCGGAGTCTACGGCAACGTGGTGCGCTTCCTGTTCCCGCTGACCATCCCCGATGCCGTGATGGACGAAGGGCTGGGCATCCTGGAGGCCGCGCTCCTGCAGTAA
- a CDS encoding NAD(P)/FAD-dependent oxidoreductase, whose product MNTIVIVGGGAAGLQLATRLARRLGKPGLAEIVLVDRSPTHLWKPLLHEVAAGRLEPVVHHTSFALQAERHRFCYVQGDLQAVDRINRTISVAISGTGHGEGGQLQSIGYDKLVLAVGGVTQYFGVPGAREHALTLDSVSSAEQVRERLFTALRRKTAQAHAQPQATTGTVRVAIVGAGATGVQLAAQLRRTSSVLNRYGIHRLDPVTGVDICLIEASPAVLPGLGARIADRVGEQLARLNIRVQCGARVTSVSESGLTMAGQAPMQADVVVWAAGIAAPGMLASFGLPVNAKGQIRVLPTLQSVDDEHIYAIGDCASCRPQDLDAELPTRAQVAYQQALYLAQALPRRLAGKHAEGFRYRDYGSLVSLAGSSAIANLAAPGKDSGWHIEGRFAALLHHAVYRRHVLAIHGWGRALGMTLAQGLERLLAAGTRLH is encoded by the coding sequence ATGAACACCATCGTGATCGTCGGCGGCGGCGCCGCCGGACTACAGCTCGCCACCCGCCTCGCCAGGCGGCTAGGCAAGCCAGGGCTCGCCGAAATCGTGCTGGTCGACCGCAGCCCCACGCACCTGTGGAAGCCACTGCTGCATGAAGTGGCCGCGGGCAGGCTCGAGCCCGTGGTTCACCATACGTCCTTCGCGCTGCAGGCCGAGCGCCATCGCTTCTGCTACGTGCAGGGCGACCTGCAGGCCGTGGATCGCATCAACCGCACCATCTCCGTGGCTATCTCCGGCACCGGCCATGGCGAGGGCGGACAGCTCCAGTCCATCGGCTACGACAAGCTGGTGCTTGCCGTTGGCGGCGTCACGCAGTACTTCGGCGTGCCCGGCGCGCGCGAGCACGCCCTGACGCTGGACAGCGTGAGCAGCGCGGAGCAGGTGCGCGAGCGCCTGTTCACCGCCTTGCGCCGCAAGACCGCACAGGCTCATGCACAGCCGCAAGCAACCACCGGCACAGTCCGCGTCGCCATCGTCGGCGCGGGCGCCACCGGCGTGCAGCTCGCGGCCCAGTTGCGCCGCACGTCCAGCGTGCTGAATCGTTATGGCATCCACCGGCTCGACCCGGTGACGGGCGTGGACATCTGCCTGATCGAAGCCTCGCCCGCGGTGCTCCCCGGCCTCGGCGCCCGGATCGCGGATCGCGTCGGCGAGCAGCTGGCGCGGCTGAACATCCGCGTCCAGTGCGGCGCCCGCGTGACGTCAGTCAGCGAGAGCGGCCTGACCATGGCCGGCCAGGCACCCATGCAGGCGGATGTCGTGGTGTGGGCGGCTGGCATCGCTGCGCCGGGCATGCTGGCCAGCTTCGGGCTGCCGGTCAATGCCAAAGGGCAGATCCGCGTGTTGCCCACCCTGCAGAGCGTCGACGACGAACATATCTACGCGATCGGCGACTGCGCCAGTTGCCGGCCCCAGGACCTCGATGCGGAGCTCCCGACGCGCGCGCAGGTTGCCTATCAGCAAGCGCTGTATCTTGCGCAAGCGCTGCCACGGCGATTGGCGGGCAAGCACGCCGAGGGGTTCCGGTATCGCGACTATGGCTCGCTGGTCAGCCTGGCGGGAAGCAGCGCCATCGCCAACCTGGCCGCGCCGGGCAAGGACAGCGGCTGGCATATCGAAGGCAGGTTTGCCGCCCTGCTCCACCATGCCGTCTACCGCCGCCACGTGCTCGCCATCCACGGCTGGGGACGCGCGCTGGGCATGACGCTGGCCCAGGGGCTGGAACGTTTGCTGGCGGCGGGCACTCGGCTGCACTGA
- a CDS encoding RraA family protein has translation MQARLDTALLRQLERVSFPTLGHFLEDGFASHEIRALAPNVKVVGRAVTLRLATPNAIAVNRALASLAPGDVLVIDACGDHAHAPVGAVTGTAALCAGARGIIVDGVVTDILELRAMGMPVFARGTSVLTTKRIDDGGSAVNAPVICGGVTVNPGDIVLADDNGVLFLAPEVAAGIIGQALASDQAEPAILARLQAGEPASAVLFQGDGHAPATGETP, from the coding sequence ATGCAAGCCAGACTTGACACGGCGCTGCTGCGCCAGCTTGAACGCGTGAGCTTCCCCACGCTCGGGCACTTCCTTGAAGACGGCTTTGCCAGCCACGAGATCCGCGCGCTCGCGCCCAACGTGAAGGTCGTTGGCCGTGCCGTCACGCTGCGCCTGGCCACGCCCAACGCCATTGCCGTGAACCGGGCGCTGGCCAGCCTCGCGCCCGGCGATGTGCTGGTGATCGATGCCTGCGGCGACCATGCGCATGCCCCCGTTGGCGCCGTCACCGGCACCGCGGCCTTGTGCGCCGGCGCCAGGGGCATCATCGTGGACGGCGTGGTGACGGACATCCTGGAGCTGCGCGCCATGGGGATGCCGGTGTTCGCGCGCGGCACCAGCGTGCTGACCACCAAGCGCATCGACGACGGCGGCAGCGCCGTCAATGCGCCGGTGATCTGCGGCGGCGTCACCGTCAACCCGGGAGACATCGTGCTGGCGGATGACAACGGCGTGCTGTTCCTGGCGCCGGAAGTCGCCGCCGGCATCATCGGCCAGGCGCTGGCTTCCGATCAAGCCGAGCCGGCAATCCTGGCCCGGCTGCAGGCGGGCGAGCCGGCCAGTGCCGTGCTGTTCCAGGGCGATGGCCACGCGCCCGCCACGGGAGAAACGCCATGA
- a CDS encoding HpcH/HpaI aldolase/citrate lyase family protein, whose amino-acid sequence MNAQATRRPPGLRRSWLFVPGLDPVRQHAALESGPDVVVADLEEFTSPADRPAARARIAALMGECRARGIVGAVRINKLDGDGLDDLHGVLPGAPAAVLLPHTESGAQILALDQQITGLERELGLPHGHTEIVPTLESARGIVAAPAILSASPRVSACLLAAEDLSADLDAVRGPDGIELHHVRARFLVDCIAAGCVPIDCPFNYQDATALAADLAWARRIGLKAKCTVFPHQVAAIHAALTPSAQQVAQAQDRVGRYEAARDGKPAQGPRIDSPDYNTARRLLARHAGFVQWAQAARCGGLLAS is encoded by the coding sequence ATGAACGCCCAAGCGACAAGACGGCCGCCAGGACTGCGGCGCAGCTGGCTGTTCGTGCCCGGCCTGGACCCCGTGCGCCAGCACGCGGCGCTGGAAAGCGGCCCGGATGTGGTGGTCGCCGACCTGGAGGAATTCACCAGCCCCGCGGACCGTCCCGCGGCGCGCGCGCGGATCGCCGCCCTGATGGGCGAATGCCGGGCACGCGGCATTGTCGGCGCCGTGCGCATCAACAAGCTGGATGGCGACGGGCTGGATGACCTGCACGGCGTGCTGCCGGGTGCGCCCGCGGCGGTCCTGCTGCCGCACACCGAGTCGGGCGCGCAGATCCTGGCGCTCGACCAGCAGATCACCGGCCTTGAGCGCGAGCTTGGCCTGCCGCATGGCCACACCGAGATCGTGCCGACGTTGGAATCAGCGCGGGGCATCGTTGCCGCGCCAGCCATCCTGTCGGCCAGCCCGCGCGTCAGTGCCTGCCTGCTGGCGGCGGAAGACCTGAGCGCGGATCTTGACGCGGTGCGCGGCCCGGACGGCATCGAGCTGCATCATGTGCGCGCGCGCTTCCTGGTGGACTGCATCGCCGCAGGCTGCGTGCCGATCGACTGTCCGTTCAACTACCAGGATGCTACGGCGCTGGCTGCGGACCTCGCCTGGGCCCGGCGGATCGGGCTGAAGGCGAAATGCACGGTGTTCCCGCATCAGGTCGCCGCGATACACGCCGCGCTGACACCATCGGCGCAGCAGGTCGCGCAGGCGCAAGACAGGGTTGGCAGGTACGAGGCGGCGCGCGACGGCAAGCCCGCGCAGGGCCCGCGCATCGATTCGCCGGACTACAACACGGCACGCCGCCTGCTGGCGCGCCATGCCGGGTTCGTGCAATGGGCGCAGGCCGCTAGGTGCGGCGGCCTGCTAGCGAGTTAG